In Geminocystis sp. NIES-3708, a single window of DNA contains:
- the secA gene encoding preprotein translocase subunit SecA: MFKKLFGDPNARKLKKLQPLITEISLLEEDYKKLTDEEMRAKTASFKEMLAKAKNREERDILLDEILVEAFALVREAGVRVLGMRHYDVQMLGGVVLHTGQIAEMKTGEGKTLVATLPAYLNGLTGKGVHVVTVNDYLARRDAEWMGQIHRFLGLSVGLIQSGMTSGERQKAYSADITYATNSELGFDYLRDNMATDIAEVVQRVPNYCIIDEVDSILVDEARTPLIISGQVERPMEKYMEAARIAQLLKKQEEEGDGGDYEVDEKARNVLLTDEGFAKAEELLGVKDLYDQENPWAHYIFNAIKAKELFTADVNYIVRNNEVVIVDEFTGRVLAGRRWSDGLHQAIEAKEGVEIQKETQTLASITYQNFFLLYPKLSGMTGTAKTEETEFEKVYKLEVSIIPTNRPSDRADLPDVVYKNEMAKWKAVAEECQEMHETGRPVLIGTTSVEKSELLARLLVEREIPHQILNARPENVERESEIVAQAGRKGAITIATNMAGRGTDIILGGNSDYMARLKIREYFMPQMVTPENDQFMVNVPGIDMNKRPKGQGFGANGDGKKVKNWKPSSDIFPCQLSSETETKLKEAVKFAVETYGQQSLSELDAEEKIAIAAEKAPTNDAVILKLREVYRAIRQDYDSLTDKEHELVVEKGGLHVIGTERHESRRIDNQLRGRAGRQGDPGSTRFFLSLEDNLLRIFGGDRVAGLMNAFRVEEDMPIESGMLTRSLEGAQKKVETFYYDARKSVFEYDEVMNNQRRAIYAERRRVLEGRELKEQVLQYATQTMDEIVDAYVNPELPPDEWNLEGLVNKAKEFIYLLEDVTVKDLEDMTVTEMKTFLHEEVHKAYDLKENQVEQLQSGLMRQAERFFILQQIDTLWREHLQAMDGLRESVGLRGYGQKDPLIEYKQEGYEMFLEMMIDIRRNVVYSLFQFQPQAQPQSV, encoded by the coding sequence ATGTTTAAAAAGCTATTCGGAGATCCTAACGCTCGTAAACTTAAGAAACTACAACCTCTGATTACTGAAATTAGCCTCCTAGAAGAAGATTATAAAAAACTTACCGATGAAGAAATGAGGGCGAAAACAGCTTCTTTTAAAGAAATGTTAGCTAAGGCTAAAAATCGGGAAGAAAGAGATATTCTTTTAGATGAAATATTGGTAGAAGCCTTTGCCCTCGTTAGAGAAGCAGGGGTTAGGGTTTTGGGGATGCGTCACTATGATGTTCAAATGTTAGGAGGTGTAGTATTACATACAGGGCAAATTGCTGAGATGAAAACAGGGGAAGGTAAAACCCTTGTAGCAACCCTTCCAGCTTATCTTAACGGTTTAACAGGAAAAGGTGTTCATGTTGTTACTGTTAATGATTATCTTGCCCGTCGTGATGCAGAATGGATGGGGCAAATTCACCGTTTTTTAGGCTTAAGTGTTGGTTTAATTCAAAGTGGGATGACATCAGGGGAAAGACAAAAAGCCTATAGTGCCGACATTACCTACGCTACAAATAGTGAGTTAGGTTTTGACTATCTGCGAGATAACATGGCAACGGATATTGCTGAAGTGGTGCAAAGAGTGCCTAATTATTGCATTATTGATGAAGTCGATTCTATATTAGTGGATGAAGCTCGTACTCCTTTGATTATATCAGGTCAAGTGGAACGACCGATGGAAAAATATATGGAGGCGGCAAGAATTGCTCAATTATTGAAAAAACAAGAGGAAGAAGGGGATGGCGGAGATTATGAAGTGGATGAAAAAGCCCGTAATGTACTTTTAACCGATGAAGGTTTCGCAAAAGCCGAAGAATTATTAGGGGTAAAAGATTTATATGATCAAGAAAATCCTTGGGCTCATTATATATTTAACGCTATCAAAGCTAAAGAATTATTTACTGCTGATGTCAATTATATTGTCCGTAACAATGAAGTCGTTATCGTCGATGAATTTACTGGTAGAGTTTTAGCTGGTAGAAGATGGAGTGATGGTTTACATCAGGCTATTGAAGCCAAGGAAGGAGTAGAAATTCAAAAAGAAACTCAAACTTTAGCTAGTATTACTTATCAAAATTTCTTTTTACTCTATCCTAAATTATCAGGGATGACAGGTACAGCAAAAACTGAAGAGACGGAATTTGAAAAAGTTTATAAGCTAGAAGTAAGTATTATTCCCACAAATCGCCCTTCTGACAGAGCGGATTTACCCGACGTCGTTTATAAAAATGAAATGGCAAAATGGAAAGCCGTTGCTGAGGAATGTCAAGAAATGCACGAAACGGGCAGACCTGTATTAATTGGTACTACCAGTGTTGAAAAATCAGAATTATTGGCAAGATTATTAGTAGAAAGAGAAATCCCCCATCAAATTCTCAATGCACGCCCAGAAAACGTGGAAAGAGAATCTGAAATTGTCGCTCAGGCAGGAAGAAAAGGTGCTATTACGATCGCTACAAACATGGCGGGGCGTGGTACAGATATTATTCTTGGTGGTAACTCTGACTATATGGCACGATTGAAAATTCGGGAATATTTCATGCCTCAAATGGTTACTCCTGAGAATGATCAATTTATGGTAAATGTACCCGGAATTGATATGAATAAACGTCCAAAAGGACAAGGTTTTGGTGCTAATGGTGACGGTAAAAAAGTCAAAAACTGGAAACCTTCCTCCGATATTTTTCCTTGTCAGTTATCTTCTGAAACCGAAACAAAATTAAAAGAAGCCGTAAAATTTGCCGTTGAAACCTATGGGCAACAAAGTCTTTCAGAGTTAGATGCTGAAGAAAAAATTGCCATCGCCGCTGAAAAAGCTCCCACCAATGACGCTGTAATTTTAAAATTAAGAGAGGTTTATCGAGCAATTCGTCAAGATTATGACAGTTTAACTGATAAAGAACATGAATTAGTAGTGGAAAAAGGCGGTTTACACGTTATTGGCACAGAAAGACACGAATCAAGACGTATAGACAATCAATTAAGAGGTAGAGCAGGAAGACAAGGAGATCCGGGTTCAACACGTTTCTTTTTAAGCCTAGAAGACAATTTATTGCGGATTTTCGGCGGTGATAGAGTCGCTGGTTTAATGAATGCCTTTCGAGTTGAAGAAGATATGCCCATCGAATCAGGGATGTTAACTCGCTCACTAGAAGGGGCACAGAAAAAAGTCGAAACTTTCTATTACGATGCCCGTAAGAGCGTTTTTGAGTATGATGAAGTTATGAATAACCAACGTCGTGCTATATATGCTGAGCGTCGTCGGGTGTTAGAAGGAAGAGAATTAAAAGAGCAAGTATTGCAATATGCTACTCAGACAATGGATGAAATTGTGGATGCTTACGTTAACCCTGAATTACCCCCTGATGAGTGGAATTTAGAAGGTTTAGTTAATAAGGCTAAAGAATTTATTTACTTATTAGAAGATGTCACTGTTAAAGACTTGGAAGACATGACGGTAACAGAAATGAAAACTTTTCTTCATGAAGAGGTGCATAAAGCTTATGATTTAAAAGAAAATCAAGTGGAACAATTACAATCTGGTTTAATGCGACAAGCGGAAAGATTCTTTATTCTTCAACAAATTGACACTTTGTGGCGTGAACACTTACAAGCTATGGACGGTTTACGAGAATCTGTCGGTTTGAGAGGTTACGGACAAAAAGATCCGTTAATCGAATATAAACAAGAAGGCTACGAAATGTTTTTAGAGATGATGATTGACATTCGCCGAAATGTGGTTTATTCTCTATTTCAGTTTCAACCTCAAGCACAACCCCAATCGGTTTAA